The genomic region GGCGCGACCGGGACGAGGTCGGGCTCGGGGAAGTAGCGGTAGTCGTCGGCGTCGGACTTCTCGCGGCCGCTGGTGGTCACGCCGGTGTCCTCGTGCCAGTGCCGCGTCTCCTGCAGGATCGAGCCGCCCGAGCCCAGGATGCCGGCGTGGCGCTGCATCTCGAAGCGCACCGCCCGCTCCACCGAGCGGAAGGAGTTGACGTTCTTGGTCTCGGTGCGGGTGCCGAGCACCCCGCTGCCCTTCGGGGCCAGCGACAGGTTGACGTCGGCGCGCAGGTTGCCCTGGTCCATCCGGGCCTCGGAGACCCCGAGCGCGACGATCAGCTCACGCAGCTGCTGCACGTAGGCGCGCGCCACCGCCGGTGCCTTCTCCCCCATGCCCGTGATCGGCTTGGTGACGATCTCGATCAGCGGGATGCCGGCGCGGTTGTAGTCGACCAGCGAGTAGTCGGCACCGTGGATGCGCCCGGTGGCGCCACCCACGTGCAGCGACTTGCCGGTGTCCTCCTCCATGTGCGCACGCTCGATCTCGACCCGGAAGGTCTCGCCCTCGACCTCGACGTCCATCCAGCCCTCGAACGCGATCGGCTCGTCGTATTGGCTGGTCTGGAAGTTCTTCGGCATGTCGGGGTAGAAGTAGTTCTTGCGCGCGAAACGGCACCACTCGGCGATCTCGCAGTTGAGGGCCAAGCCGATGCGGATCGCCGACTCGACCGCCACCCGGTTGACCGCCGGCATCGCGCCGGGCAGGCCCAGGCAGGTCGGGCAGACCTGGGTGTTCGGCTCGGCGCCGAATCCGGTGGGGCAGCCGCAGAACATCTTCGTGGCCGTGTTGAGCTCGACGTGCACCTCGAGGCCCAGCGCGGGGTCGTAGGCGGCGAGCACGTCGGTGAAGGGCACGAGGGTCTCGGTGGCGCTCATCGGGCCGCTCCTTCCAGGGTGGGGGCCTTGTCGAGCAGCGGGCCGCCCCACTGCGCCTCGAGGGCCGCCTCGAGCGCCGCGCCGACCCGGTAGAGCCGGTCGTCGGCCAGCGCCGGGGCCAGCACCTGGAAGCCGGTGGGCAGCCCGTCCTCGTCGGCCAGCCCGCTGGGCACCGAGATGCCCGGCACGCCGGCGAGGTTGGCGGGGATCGTCGCGAGGTCGTTGAGGTACATCGCGAGCGGGTCGTCGAGCTTCTCGCCGAGCTTGAAGGCGGTGGTCGGCGCGGTCGGGCTGACCAGCACGTCGACCTTCTCGAAGGCCGCCTCGAAGTCGCGCGAGATCAGGGTGCGCACCCGCTGGGCGGTGCCGTAGTAGGCGTCGTAGTAGCCGCTCGAGAGGGCGTAGGTGCCCAGGATGATGCGGCGCTTGACCTCGTCGCCGAAGCCGGCGTCGCGGGTCGCGCGCATGACCTCCTCGGCCGACGGCGACTCGACGCCCTCGGGCAGCACCCGCAGGCCGTAGCGCATCGCGTCGAACTTGGCGAGGTTGGAGGACGCCTCGCAGGGCATCACCAGGTAGTAGGTGGCCAGCGCGTGCACGAAGTGCGGGCACGAGACCTCCACGACCTCGGCGCCGGCCTGGGTCAGCAGCTCCAGGGACTCCTGGAAGCGGGCCAGGACCCCGGCCTGGTAGCCCTCGCCCGAGAGCTCGGTGATGACGCCGACCTTGAGGCCCGACAGGTCCCCGGCCGCGCCCTGGCGGGCCGCCTCGACCAGCGGCGGCAGCGGCTGGTCGACCGAGGTGGAGTCGAACGGGTCGTGCCCGCCGATGATCTCGTGCAGCAGCGCCGCGTCGAGCACGGTGCGCGTCACCGGGCCCACCTGGTCGAGCGAGTTGGCCATCGCGACCAGCCCGTAGCGCGAGACGCCGCCGTAGGTCGGCTTGACGCCCACGGTGCCGGTGACCGCGCCGGGCTGGCGGATCGAGCCGCCGGTGTCGGTGCCCAGCGCCAGCGGCGCCTGGAAGGAGGCCACGGCCGCGGCCGAGCCGCCGCCCGAGCCGCCGGGGATCCGCTCGAGGTCCCAGGGGTTGTGCGTGGGGCCGTAGGCGGAGTGCTCGGTGGAGGAGCCCATCGCGAACTCGTCCA from Nocardioides salarius harbors:
- the gatB gene encoding Asp-tRNA(Asn)/Glu-tRNA(Gln) amidotransferase subunit GatB, which produces MSATETLVPFTDVLAAYDPALGLEVHVELNTATKMFCGCPTGFGAEPNTQVCPTCLGLPGAMPAVNRVAVESAIRIGLALNCEIAEWCRFARKNYFYPDMPKNFQTSQYDEPIAFEGWMDVEVEGETFRVEIERAHMEEDTGKSLHVGGATGRIHGADYSLVDYNRAGIPLIEIVTKPITGMGEKAPAVARAYVQQLRELIVALGVSEARMDQGNLRADVNLSLAPKGSGVLGTRTETKNVNSFRSVERAVRFEMQRHAGILGSGGSILQETRHWHEDTGVTTSGREKSDADDYRYFPEPDLVPVAPTREWVEELRATLPENPTQKRARLQADWGFSDMEMRDTVGAGAFGLVEATVAAGCPPQAARKWWLGEMARRANDSGTEIADLGVTPLDVARVQALVDEGSLNDKLARQVFDGLLAGEGTPDEIVASRGLAIVSDEGALNAAVDEAIAANPDVADKIRDGKHAAAGALIGAVMKQMRGQADAARVRELVLEKLA
- the gatA gene encoding Asp-tRNA(Asn)/Glu-tRNA(Gln) amidotransferase subunit GatA — its product is MARALAAGETTSVELTRAALDAIAAVDGLVHAYLHVDAEGALAQAAESDARRAAGTPASALDGVPVAVKDVLATTGLPTTCGSKILEGWLPPYDATVVARLKAAGLPILGKTNMDEFAMGSSTEHSAYGPTHNPWDLERIPGGSGGGSAAAVASFQAPLALGTDTGGSIRQPGAVTGTVGVKPTYGGVSRYGLVAMANSLDQVGPVTRTVLDAALLHEIIGGHDPFDSTSVDQPLPPLVEAARQGAAGDLSGLKVGVITELSGEGYQAGVLARFQESLELLTQAGAEVVEVSCPHFVHALATYYLVMPCEASSNLAKFDAMRYGLRVLPEGVESPSAEEVMRATRDAGFGDEVKRRIILGTYALSSGYYDAYYGTAQRVRTLISRDFEAAFEKVDVLVSPTAPTTAFKLGEKLDDPLAMYLNDLATIPANLAGVPGISVPSGLADEDGLPTGFQVLAPALADDRLYRVGAALEAALEAQWGGPLLDKAPTLEGAAR